The following proteins are co-located in the Cetobacterium sp. NK01 genome:
- a CDS encoding 1-propanol dehydrogenase PduQ yields MREYFIKPKIKSGEDSLDCLKTLKYSSYLIVTDKAMVDLKIVDKILEKLPKDSKVKIFKDVTPNPTVEIVERGLKEIVYFSPQCVIGLGGGSPIDACKGILYFNLKIEDELKIKREKPYFIAIPTTSGTGSEVTSYSVITKGDKKIALANEEMLPDLAILNPEFMKTLPSKIIADTGMDVLTHALEAYVSTIATPFTDSSAKEAIKIIKDNLVNHFNNPQLLLPRENVQYASCMAGIAFNNSSLGINHSVAHSIGAKFHISHGRANAIIMPYIIEVNTKAWKKYSELAKLLDFNPTDDENGKNLFNGFVKKLKENLGIEKSLKDLGINFEEFKIKIPEILEDIKGDICTEYNPNRLTDEDYIKLLLKIYFGE; encoded by the coding sequence ATGAGAGAATATTTCATAAAACCAAAAATAAAATCAGGTGAAGATTCTTTAGACTGTTTAAAAACATTAAAATATTCAAGTTACCTTATAGTAACAGATAAAGCTATGGTAGATTTAAAAATAGTGGATAAAATTTTAGAGAAATTACCTAAAGACTCAAAAGTAAAAATATTTAAAGATGTAACTCCTAATCCAACGGTAGAAATAGTTGAAAGAGGATTAAAAGAGATTGTTTATTTTTCTCCTCAGTGTGTAATTGGTTTAGGTGGCGGTTCGCCAATAGATGCTTGTAAAGGTATTTTATATTTTAATTTGAAAATAGAAGACGAACTGAAAATAAAAAGAGAGAAGCCATACTTTATTGCAATACCAACAACAAGTGGAACAGGATCAGAAGTTACATCATATAGTGTTATAACTAAAGGGGATAAAAAAATTGCACTGGCTAATGAGGAGATGTTACCAGATTTAGCAATATTAAATCCAGAGTTTATGAAAACACTTCCATCTAAGATAATTGCAGATACAGGTATGGATGTTTTAACTCATGCACTAGAGGCTTATGTTTCCACAATAGCAACACCATTTACAGACTCATCAGCTAAAGAAGCCATAAAAATTATTAAAGATAATTTAGTAAATCATTTTAATAATCCACAGTTATTGCTTCCAAGAGAAAATGTGCAGTATGCTTCTTGTATGGCTGGGATAGCTTTTAATAATTCATCTTTAGGTATTAACCATAGTGTAGCACATTCTATTGGAGCAAAGTTTCATATATCTCATGGAAGAGCTAACGCTATAATAATGCCATATATAATTGAAGTTAATACAAAAGCTTGGAAGAAATATAGCGAACTTGCAAAGCTTTTAGATTTTAATCCAACTGATGACGAAAATGGAAAAAATCTATTTAATGGATTTGTAAAAAAACTAAAGGAAAATTTAGGAATAGAAAAATCTTTGAAAGATTTAGGTATAAATTTTGAAGAGTTCAAAATTAAAATTCCAGAGATATTAGAAGATATAAAAGGAGATATATGCACAGAGTATAATCCCAATAGATTGACTGATGAGGATTATATAAAACTTTTATTGAAAATTTATTTTGGAGAATAA
- a CDS encoding cupin domain-containing protein: MINIDELELEKIIRKVIEKELRGEKSIKYVDPSGVAVVKAEKIEKVKFDTGNPQDQVYVTDLFSLEESPRIGAGMMEMTKSTFDWTLNYDEIDYVIEGKLEIVIDGRTITGEKGDVLLIPKGSSIKFKATEYAKFIYVVYPANWMEQK, encoded by the coding sequence ATGATAAATATAGATGAGTTAGAACTAGAAAAAATAATTAGAAAAGTTATAGAGAAAGAGTTAAGAGGAGAAAAAAGTATAAAGTATGTAGATCCATCTGGTGTAGCTGTCGTAAAAGCTGAAAAGATAGAAAAAGTTAAGTTTGATACAGGAAATCCTCAAGATCAAGTTTATGTAACAGATTTATTCTCTTTAGAAGAAAGCCCTAGAATTGGTGCGGGTATGATGGAGATGACAAAAAGTACTTTCGATTGGACATTAAATTATGATGAGATTGATTATGTAATAGAGGGTAAATTAGAAATTGTAATAGATGGAAGAACAATTACAGGTGAAAAAGGAGATGTCCTTTTAATTCCAAAGGGATCAAGTATAAAGTTTAAAGCTACAGAATATGCTAAATTTATCTATGTTGTCTATCCAGCTAACTGGATGGAACAGAAGTAG
- the eutH gene encoding ethanolamine utilization protein EutH gives MGINEIIIYIMVLFMVIGAIDKCLGNKFGYGEKFEEGIMAMGALALAMVGVISLAPVLAKILRPIISPAYTMLGADPAMFATTLLANDMGGYPLAMELALSPEAGKFAGLILGAMMGPTLVFTIPVALGIIEKEDRPYLAKGILAGMITIPIGCLAGGLTAGFSLELVLSNILPIIIFSALISLGLWKMPEKMTSGFTIFGKGVVIVITIGLAASIIETLTGIVVIPGMAPITDGIEIVGSIAITLAGAFPLVLFLTKVLNKPLTKLGESLGMNEKAAAGLVATLANNIPMFGLMKEMDKKGKVINVAFAVSAAFVFGDHLGFTAGVDSQMIFPMVVGKLVGGVTAVILAKFMFRNIEGEAK, from the coding sequence ATGGGTATTAATGAGATTATCATTTATATAATGGTCTTATTTATGGTAATTGGAGCAATTGATAAGTGTTTAGGAAATAAATTTGGTTATGGTGAGAAGTTTGAAGAGGGAATTATGGCAATGGGTGCTCTAGCTCTAGCAATGGTTGGAGTAATATCACTTGCTCCAGTATTAGCCAAGATACTTCGTCCAATAATTTCTCCAGCTTATACAATGCTTGGGGCGGACCCAGCAATGTTTGCTACGACATTATTGGCAAATGATATGGGTGGATATCCACTAGCAATGGAGCTAGCACTTTCACCTGAAGCTGGAAAATTTGCAGGGCTAATACTAGGGGCAATGATGGGACCAACTCTTGTTTTCACAATTCCAGTAGCACTTGGAATAATTGAAAAAGAGGATAGACCATACTTAGCAAAAGGTATATTAGCAGGTATGATTACAATTCCAATTGGTTGTTTAGCTGGTGGATTAACAGCGGGATTCTCGTTAGAGTTAGTACTTTCAAATATACTACCAATAATAATATTCTCAGCATTAATATCTTTAGGTCTTTGGAAAATGCCTGAAAAGATGACTAGTGGATTCACAATTTTTGGAAAAGGAGTAGTTATTGTTATAACAATTGGATTAGCTGCATCGATAATTGAAACATTAACAGGAATCGTTGTTATCCCAGGAATGGCTCCGATAACAGATGGTATTGAAATTGTAGGAAGCATTGCAATTACATTAGCTGGTGCATTCCCATTAGTATTATTCTTAACTAAAGTTTTAAACAAACCACTTACAAAACTTGGAGAATCATTGGGAATGAATGAAAAAGCAGCAGCAGGATTAGTAGCAACACTTGCTAACAATATCCCAATGTTTGGATTGATGAAAGAGATGGATAAAAAAGGTAAAGTAATAAACGTAGCATTTGCTGTAAGTGCGGCTTTCGTATTTGGAGATCACTTAGGGTTTACTGCAGGAGTAGATTCACAAATGATATTCCCAATGGTTGTTGGAAAGTTAGTTGGTGGAGTAACAGCAGTTATTTTAGCAAAATTTATGTTCAGAAATATAGAGGGTGAAGCAAAATGA
- a CDS encoding EutN/CcmL family microcompartment protein — protein MVIGKIIGNVWATRKDESLNGLKFMIAQLENGEKIVVCDYIGAGTGDMVLITKGSGARKVLENESIPIDAVTIGIIDGFEEGE, from the coding sequence ATGGTTATAGGAAAGATTATTGGAAATGTTTGGGCAACAAGAAAAGATGAATCTTTAAATGGTTTGAAATTTATGATAGCTCAACTTGAAAACGGAGAAAAAATAGTTGTATGTGATTATATTGGGGCTGGAACAGGAGATATGGTTCTTATAACAAAAGGAAGTGGAGCAAGAAAAGTTTTAGAAAATGAAAGTATACCAATTGATGCAGTAACAATTGGTATTATAGATGGATTTGAGGAAGGTGAATAG
- the pduL gene encoding phosphate propanoyltransferase, which translates to MEIDEIVKLVKDAVEKELNQKEYKNMKRIPIEASGRHIHLSEEDAEVLFGERYQFNKVKDLSQPGQYACKERVRLVGPKGVIEGVIVLGPFRGSTQVELSLTDARTLGVTPVLRESGSTKDTPGILITNGDRYLKLKEGVIVAKNHIHMTEEDSRRLNLKDKDKVKVKICGSLRPMIFEDVVVRVNNRFSLNMHIDYDEANACFLTKDSYGEIYE; encoded by the coding sequence ATGGAAATCGATGAGATTGTAAAATTAGTAAAGGATGCTGTAGAAAAAGAGTTGAATCAAAAAGAGTATAAAAATATGAAAAGAATTCCAATAGAAGCTTCAGGTAGACATATTCACCTTTCAGAGGAGGATGCAGAGGTTTTATTTGGAGAGAGATATCAATTTAATAAAGTGAAGGATCTATCTCAACCTGGACAATATGCTTGTAAGGAAAGAGTTAGATTAGTTGGTCCAAAAGGAGTAATAGAAGGAGTAATAGTTTTAGGACCGTTTAGAGGAAGTACTCAAGTTGAGCTTTCCTTAACAGATGCTAGAACTTTAGGTGTAACTCCTGTTTTAAGAGAATCAGGAAGTACAAAGGATACTCCAGGAATTTTAATAACAAATGGTGATAGATACTTAAAGTTAAAAGAGGGAGTAATAGTAGCTAAAAATCATATTCATATGACAGAAGAAGACTCAAGAAGGTTAAACTTAAAAGATAAGGATAAGGTAAAAGTAAAAATTTGTGGTAGTTTAAGACCAATGATTTTTGAAGATGTTGTTGTGAGAGTGAATAATAGATTTTCTCTAAATATGCATATAGACTATGATGAAGCTAATGCTTGTTTTTTAACTAAAGACTCTTATGGAGAGATTTATGAATGA